A genomic stretch from Bos javanicus breed banteng chromosome 3, ARS-OSU_banteng_1.0, whole genome shotgun sequence includes:
- the NASP gene encoding nuclear autoantigenic sperm protein isoform X1, with the protein MAAESTATAAITAELVSADKIEEDAPAPSTSADKVESLDVDSEAKKLLGLGQKHLVMGDIPAAVNAFQEAASLLGKKYGETANECGEAFFFYGKSLLELARMENGVLGNALEGVHVEEEEGEKTEEESLVENNDNIDEEAREELREQVYDAMGEKEAQKTEDKSLVKPEMDKEQETEMEKGGREDMDIGEPAEELQEKVKSAPDQLTETTEEGKGAAAPEGLSEAEVTSKKPDQEIPGAEEGKSVSETDVQEECREKGGQGEVIVSIEEKPKEASKEQPVVTLEKQGTPVEIEAVKPVDMGGDEPKEQVAASESEPGKAILEQLVGQELPSAEESPKVTTQAADASAAEAGSEVSEKPGGQDTVLPQDGAVNGLSAAGDHASTKPQTNAEGLIGTKDGSALEKVRAELVPSQETKLSVEESEAAGDGVETEVAQGATEQSPEDKVKIAANEEAQDEEEQMKEGEETEGSEEEDKENDKAEETLNDSAPENKSLQENEEEEIGNLELAWDMLDLAKIIFKRQDTKEAQLYAAQAHLKLGEVSVESENYLQAVEEFQACLNLQEQYLEAHDRLLAETHYQLGLAYGYNSQYDEAVAQFSKSIEVIEKRMAVLNEQMKEAEGSPTEYEKEIEELKELLPEIREKIEDAKESQRSGNVAELALKATLVESSTSGFTSSGGSSSVSMIASRKPTDGASSSNCVTDISHLVRKKRKPEEESPRKDDAKKAKQEPEVNGGSGDTISTGTEVAENMEEEAENKAESRAAVEGTVEAGATVESTAC; encoded by the exons aattgAAGAAGATGCCCCTGCTCCTTCTACTTCTGCAGATAAAGTGGAGAG TCTGGATGTGGATAGTGAAGCTAAGAAACTCTTGGGATTAGGACAGAAACATCTGGTAATGGGTGATATTCCTGCAGCTGTCAATGCCTTCCAGGAAGCAGCTAGTCTTTT AGGTAAGAAGTATGGAGAGACAGCTAATGAATGTGGAGAAGCCTTCTTTTTTTATGGGAAATCACTTTTGGAGTTGGCAAG AATGGAGAATGGTGTGTTGGGAAATGCCCTGGAAGGTGTGCAtgtggaagaggaggaaggagaaaaaacagaagaagaatcTCTGGTAGAAAATAATGATAACATAGATG AGGAAGCAAGGGAAGAGTTGAGAGAACAGGTTTATGACGCCATGGGAGAAAAAGAAGCCCAAAAAACAGAAGACAAGTCTCTGGTAAAGCctgaaatggataaagaacaggAAACTGAAATGGAGAAGGGTGGAAGAGAAGATATGGATATCGGTGAGCCTGCAGAGGAACTACAGGAGAAAGTTAAATCAGCTCCAGATCAGTTAACTGAaaccactgaagaaggaaaaggagcagCGGCACCAGAAGGATTGAGTGAAGCTGAAGTCACTTCTAAGAAGCCAGATCAGGAAATACCGGGTGCTGAGGAAGGAAAATCAGTTTCTGAAACTGACGTCCAAGaagagtgcagagaaaaaggggGTCAGGGAGAAGTAATTGTGAGCATAGAGGAGAAACCAAAAGAAGCTTCAAAAGAACAACCTGTTGTGACTCTAGAAAAGCAGGGCACTCCAGTGGAGATAGAAGCAGTCAAGCCAGTGGATATGGGTGGGGATGAGCCAAAGGAGCAGGTAGCTGCCTCTGAAAGTGAACCAGGAAAGGCTATTCTTGAGCAGTTGGTAGGACAAGAATTGCCTTCTGCCGAAGAGTCACCGAAGGTGACAACACAGGCTGCAGATGCCTCAGCTGCAGAAGCCGGATCAGAAGTCtctgagaagcctggagggcaggACACTGTTCTCCCTCAGGATGGTGCAGTCAATGGACTGTCAGCTGCAGGGGATCACGCCTCCACTAAACCACAGACTAATGCAGAAGGACTGATAGGAACAAAAGATGGCTCAGCACTAGAGAAGGTCAGGGCAGAGTTGGTTCCTAGCCAGGAGACTAAGCTGTCTGTAGAAGAGTCTGAGGCAGCCGGAGATGGGGTGGAGACTGAGGTGGCCCAGGGGGCTACTGAGCAATCCCCTGAAGACAAAGTTAAGATAGCTGCTAATGAAGAAGCACAAGACGAAGAAGAACAGATGAAAGAGGGTGAAG AAACCGAGGGCTCAGAAGAGGAGGATAAAGAAAATGACAAGGCTGAAGAAACACTAAATGATTCAGCTCCTGAAAACAAG TCCCttcaagaaaatgaagaggaggagATTGGGAACCTAGAACTTGCCTGGGATATGCTGGATTTAGcaaagatcatttttaaaag GCAAGACACGAAGGAGGCTCAGCTTTATGCTGCACAGGCACATCTTAAACTTGGAGAAGTTAGTGTTGAATCTG AGAATTACCTCCAAGCTGTGGAGGAGTTCCAGGCTTGCCTAAACCTGCAGGAACAGTATTTGGAAGCCCATGATCGGCTCCTTGCAGAGACTCACTACCAGCTGGGCTTGGCCTATGGGTACAACTCTCAGTATGATGAAGCAGTAGCACAGTTCAGCAAATCTATTGAAGTCATTGAGAAGAGAATGG CTGTACTAAATGAGCAGATGAAGGAGGCTGAAGGATCACCTACTGAATATGAGAAAGAAATTGAGGAGCTGAAGGAGCTGCTCCCTGAAATTAGAGAGAAGATAGAAGATGCAAAGGAGTCCCAGCGTAGTGGGAATGTAGCTGAACTGGCTCTGAAAGCAACTCTG GTGGAGAGCTCTACTTCAGGTTTCACTTCTAGTGGAGGAAGCTCTTCAGTTTCCATG ATTGCAAGTAGAAAGCCAACAGATGGTGCTTCCTCATCAAATTGTGTTACTGATATTTCCCACCTTGTCAGAAAGAAG AGGAAACCAGAGGAAGAGAGCCCCCGGAAAGATGATGCAAAGAAAGCCAAACAAGAGCCAGAGGTGAACGGAGGCAGTGGGGACACTATTTCCACTGGAACCGAAGTTGCTGAAAacatggaggaggag GCTGAGAATAAAGCTGAAAGCCGGGCAGCAGTGGAGGGGACAGTGGAGGCCGGAGCTACAGTTGAAAGCACTGCATGTTAA
- the NASP gene encoding nuclear autoantigenic sperm protein isoform X2: MAAESTATAAITAELVSADKIEEDAPAPSTSADKVESLDVDSEAKKLLGLGQKHLVMGDIPAAVNAFQEAASLLGKKYGETANECGEAFFFYGKSLLELARMENGVLGNALEGVHVEEEEGEKTEEESLVENNDNIDEEAREELREQVYDAMGEKEAQKTEDKSLVKPEMDKEQETEMEKGGREDMDIGEPAEELQEKVKSAPDQLTETTEEGKGAAAPEGLSEAEVTSKKPDQEIPGAEEGKSVSETDVQEECREKGGQGEVIVSIEEKPKEASKEQPVVTLEKQGTPVEIEAVKPVDMGGDEPKEQVAASESEPGKAILEQLVGQELPSAEESPKVTTQAADASAAEAGSEVSEKPGGQDTVLPQDGAVNGLSAAGDHASTKPQTNAEGLIGTKDGSALEKVRAELVPSQETKLSVEESEAAGDGVETEVAQGATEQSPEDKVKIAANEEAQDEEEQMKEGEETEGSEEEDKENDKAEETLNDSAPENKSLQENEEEEIGNLELAWDMLDLAKIIFKRQDTKEAQLYAAQAHLKLGEVSVESENYLQAVEEFQACLNLQEQYLEAHDRLLAETHYQLGLAYGYNSQYDEAVAQFSKSIEVIEKRMAVLNEQMKEAEGSPTEYEKEIEELKELLPEIREKIEDAKESQRSGNVAELALKATLVESSTSGFTSSGGSSSVSMIASRKPTDGASSSNCVTDISHLVRKKRKPEEESPRKDDAKKAKQEPEAENKAESRAAVEGTVEAGATVESTAC; this comes from the exons aattgAAGAAGATGCCCCTGCTCCTTCTACTTCTGCAGATAAAGTGGAGAG TCTGGATGTGGATAGTGAAGCTAAGAAACTCTTGGGATTAGGACAGAAACATCTGGTAATGGGTGATATTCCTGCAGCTGTCAATGCCTTCCAGGAAGCAGCTAGTCTTTT AGGTAAGAAGTATGGAGAGACAGCTAATGAATGTGGAGAAGCCTTCTTTTTTTATGGGAAATCACTTTTGGAGTTGGCAAG AATGGAGAATGGTGTGTTGGGAAATGCCCTGGAAGGTGTGCAtgtggaagaggaggaaggagaaaaaacagaagaagaatcTCTGGTAGAAAATAATGATAACATAGATG AGGAAGCAAGGGAAGAGTTGAGAGAACAGGTTTATGACGCCATGGGAGAAAAAGAAGCCCAAAAAACAGAAGACAAGTCTCTGGTAAAGCctgaaatggataaagaacaggAAACTGAAATGGAGAAGGGTGGAAGAGAAGATATGGATATCGGTGAGCCTGCAGAGGAACTACAGGAGAAAGTTAAATCAGCTCCAGATCAGTTAACTGAaaccactgaagaaggaaaaggagcagCGGCACCAGAAGGATTGAGTGAAGCTGAAGTCACTTCTAAGAAGCCAGATCAGGAAATACCGGGTGCTGAGGAAGGAAAATCAGTTTCTGAAACTGACGTCCAAGaagagtgcagagaaaaaggggGTCAGGGAGAAGTAATTGTGAGCATAGAGGAGAAACCAAAAGAAGCTTCAAAAGAACAACCTGTTGTGACTCTAGAAAAGCAGGGCACTCCAGTGGAGATAGAAGCAGTCAAGCCAGTGGATATGGGTGGGGATGAGCCAAAGGAGCAGGTAGCTGCCTCTGAAAGTGAACCAGGAAAGGCTATTCTTGAGCAGTTGGTAGGACAAGAATTGCCTTCTGCCGAAGAGTCACCGAAGGTGACAACACAGGCTGCAGATGCCTCAGCTGCAGAAGCCGGATCAGAAGTCtctgagaagcctggagggcaggACACTGTTCTCCCTCAGGATGGTGCAGTCAATGGACTGTCAGCTGCAGGGGATCACGCCTCCACTAAACCACAGACTAATGCAGAAGGACTGATAGGAACAAAAGATGGCTCAGCACTAGAGAAGGTCAGGGCAGAGTTGGTTCCTAGCCAGGAGACTAAGCTGTCTGTAGAAGAGTCTGAGGCAGCCGGAGATGGGGTGGAGACTGAGGTGGCCCAGGGGGCTACTGAGCAATCCCCTGAAGACAAAGTTAAGATAGCTGCTAATGAAGAAGCACAAGACGAAGAAGAACAGATGAAAGAGGGTGAAG AAACCGAGGGCTCAGAAGAGGAGGATAAAGAAAATGACAAGGCTGAAGAAACACTAAATGATTCAGCTCCTGAAAACAAG TCCCttcaagaaaatgaagaggaggagATTGGGAACCTAGAACTTGCCTGGGATATGCTGGATTTAGcaaagatcatttttaaaag GCAAGACACGAAGGAGGCTCAGCTTTATGCTGCACAGGCACATCTTAAACTTGGAGAAGTTAGTGTTGAATCTG AGAATTACCTCCAAGCTGTGGAGGAGTTCCAGGCTTGCCTAAACCTGCAGGAACAGTATTTGGAAGCCCATGATCGGCTCCTTGCAGAGACTCACTACCAGCTGGGCTTGGCCTATGGGTACAACTCTCAGTATGATGAAGCAGTAGCACAGTTCAGCAAATCTATTGAAGTCATTGAGAAGAGAATGG CTGTACTAAATGAGCAGATGAAGGAGGCTGAAGGATCACCTACTGAATATGAGAAAGAAATTGAGGAGCTGAAGGAGCTGCTCCCTGAAATTAGAGAGAAGATAGAAGATGCAAAGGAGTCCCAGCGTAGTGGGAATGTAGCTGAACTGGCTCTGAAAGCAACTCTG GTGGAGAGCTCTACTTCAGGTTTCACTTCTAGTGGAGGAAGCTCTTCAGTTTCCATG ATTGCAAGTAGAAAGCCAACAGATGGTGCTTCCTCATCAAATTGTGTTACTGATATTTCCCACCTTGTCAGAAAGAAG AGGAAACCAGAGGAAGAGAGCCCCCGGAAAGATGATGCAAAGAAAGCCAAACAAGAGCCAGAG GCTGAGAATAAAGCTGAAAGCCGGGCAGCAGTGGAGGGGACAGTGGAGGCCGGAGCTACAGTTGAAAGCACTGCATGTTAA
- the NASP gene encoding nuclear autoantigenic sperm protein isoform X3, with protein sequence MAAESTATAAITAELVSADKIEEDAPAPSTSADKVESLDVDSEAKKLLGLGQKHLVMGDIPAAVNAFQEAASLLGKKYGETANECGEAFFFYGKSLLELARMENGVLGNALEGVHVEEEEGEKTEEESLVENNDNIDETEGSEEEDKENDKAEETLNDSAPENKSLQENEEEEIGNLELAWDMLDLAKIIFKRQDTKEAQLYAAQAHLKLGEVSVESENYLQAVEEFQACLNLQEQYLEAHDRLLAETHYQLGLAYGYNSQYDEAVAQFSKSIEVIEKRMAVLNEQMKEAEGSPTEYEKEIEELKELLPEIREKIEDAKESQRSGNVAELALKATLVESSTSGFTSSGGSSSVSMIASRKPTDGASSSNCVTDISHLVRKKRKPEEESPRKDDAKKAKQEPEVNGGSGDTISTGTEVAENMEEEAENKAESRAAVEGTVEAGATVESTAC encoded by the exons aattgAAGAAGATGCCCCTGCTCCTTCTACTTCTGCAGATAAAGTGGAGAG TCTGGATGTGGATAGTGAAGCTAAGAAACTCTTGGGATTAGGACAGAAACATCTGGTAATGGGTGATATTCCTGCAGCTGTCAATGCCTTCCAGGAAGCAGCTAGTCTTTT AGGTAAGAAGTATGGAGAGACAGCTAATGAATGTGGAGAAGCCTTCTTTTTTTATGGGAAATCACTTTTGGAGTTGGCAAG AATGGAGAATGGTGTGTTGGGAAATGCCCTGGAAGGTGTGCAtgtggaagaggaggaaggagaaaaaacagaagaagaatcTCTGGTAGAAAATAATGATAACATAGATG AAACCGAGGGCTCAGAAGAGGAGGATAAAGAAAATGACAAGGCTGAAGAAACACTAAATGATTCAGCTCCTGAAAACAAG TCCCttcaagaaaatgaagaggaggagATTGGGAACCTAGAACTTGCCTGGGATATGCTGGATTTAGcaaagatcatttttaaaag GCAAGACACGAAGGAGGCTCAGCTTTATGCTGCACAGGCACATCTTAAACTTGGAGAAGTTAGTGTTGAATCTG AGAATTACCTCCAAGCTGTGGAGGAGTTCCAGGCTTGCCTAAACCTGCAGGAACAGTATTTGGAAGCCCATGATCGGCTCCTTGCAGAGACTCACTACCAGCTGGGCTTGGCCTATGGGTACAACTCTCAGTATGATGAAGCAGTAGCACAGTTCAGCAAATCTATTGAAGTCATTGAGAAGAGAATGG CTGTACTAAATGAGCAGATGAAGGAGGCTGAAGGATCACCTACTGAATATGAGAAAGAAATTGAGGAGCTGAAGGAGCTGCTCCCTGAAATTAGAGAGAAGATAGAAGATGCAAAGGAGTCCCAGCGTAGTGGGAATGTAGCTGAACTGGCTCTGAAAGCAACTCTG GTGGAGAGCTCTACTTCAGGTTTCACTTCTAGTGGAGGAAGCTCTTCAGTTTCCATG ATTGCAAGTAGAAAGCCAACAGATGGTGCTTCCTCATCAAATTGTGTTACTGATATTTCCCACCTTGTCAGAAAGAAG AGGAAACCAGAGGAAGAGAGCCCCCGGAAAGATGATGCAAAGAAAGCCAAACAAGAGCCAGAGGTGAACGGAGGCAGTGGGGACACTATTTCCACTGGAACCGAAGTTGCTGAAAacatggaggaggag GCTGAGAATAAAGCTGAAAGCCGGGCAGCAGTGGAGGGGACAGTGGAGGCCGGAGCTACAGTTGAAAGCACTGCATGTTAA